The Nocardia arthritidis genome has a window encoding:
- a CDS encoding DUF5302 domain-containing protein — protein sequence MAQSGSSNGSGSTNDGADEVKRKFREALERKNQQHARSADHLDGRSKANSTHGSATHKREFRRKSG from the coding sequence ATGGCGCAATCGGGCAGTTCCAACGGCTCTGGCAGTACCAACGACGGCGCCGACGAGGTCAAACGCAAGTTCCGCGAGGCGCTGGAGCGCAAGAACCAGCAGCACGCCAGGTCGGCCGACCACCTCGACGGCCGCTCCAAGGCCAACTCCACCCACGGCAGCGCCACCCACAAGCGCGAATTCCGGCGCAAGAGCGGCTAA
- a CDS encoding PPOX class F420-dependent oxidoreductase, whose translation MGVNQRAQIVMSDSEITEFLQRSRIATMATLGRDGRPHLTAMWYGLIDGEIWFETKAKSQKAVNLRRDPRITCMVEAGQTYDQLRGVAIEGRAEIHDDPDRLFAVGVSVWERYTGPYSEEVRPMVEAMLNKRVAIRVVPERLRSWDHRKLGLPALPLGGTTATPID comes from the coding sequence ATGGGAGTCAACCAGCGGGCGCAGATCGTCATGTCCGACAGCGAGATCACCGAATTCCTGCAGCGCAGCCGCATCGCCACCATGGCGACGCTCGGGCGCGACGGCAGGCCGCATCTGACCGCGATGTGGTACGGCCTCATCGATGGCGAGATCTGGTTCGAGACCAAGGCCAAATCGCAAAAGGCCGTCAACCTGCGCCGCGATCCGCGGATCACCTGCATGGTCGAGGCCGGCCAGACCTACGACCAGCTGCGCGGCGTCGCCATCGAGGGCCGCGCCGAGATCCATGACGATCCGGACCGCCTGTTCGCCGTCGGGGTGAGCGTCTGGGAGCGCTACACCGGCCCCTACAGCGAGGAGGTGCGGCCGATGGTGGAGGCGATGCTGAACAAGCGGGTGGCCATCCGGGTGGTGCCGGAGCGGCTGCGCAGCTGGGACCACCGCAAACTCGGGCTGCCCGCGCTCCCGCTCGGCGGCACCACCGCAACCCCTATCGACTGA
- a CDS encoding HU family DNA-binding protein, with amino-acid sequence MNKAELIDVLTEKLGTDRRTATAAVEHVVDTIVRAVHKGQSVTITGFGVFEQRKRAARVARNPRTGETVKVKPTSVPAFRPGAQFKAVIAGKQKLTASGPAVKRGANAPVAAKKTAKKAAKKATAKKAATKAPAKTTAKKAAKKAPAKAAARKTTAKKAPAKKTTTKAVAKKTVAKKTAAKKTVAKKTAAKKAPARKATARRR; translated from the coding sequence ATGAACAAGGCGGAACTGATCGACGTTCTGACCGAAAAGTTGGGTACAGACAGGCGCACGGCTACAGCGGCAGTCGAGCATGTTGTGGACACGATCGTGCGCGCGGTGCATAAAGGCCAGAGCGTCACGATCACCGGATTCGGTGTGTTCGAACAGCGTAAGCGCGCGGCGCGCGTGGCTCGCAACCCGCGTACCGGTGAAACTGTCAAGGTGAAGCCCACTTCGGTACCTGCGTTCCGTCCGGGTGCGCAATTCAAGGCCGTTATCGCGGGGAAGCAGAAGCTCACCGCCAGCGGTCCTGCGGTCAAGCGCGGCGCGAACGCGCCGGTGGCGGCCAAGAAGACCGCCAAGAAGGCGGCGAAGAAGGCGACGGCCAAGAAGGCCGCCACCAAGGCGCCTGCCAAGACCACGGCGAAGAAGGCGGCCAAGAAGGCGCCCGCAAAGGCGGCCGCTCGCAAGACAACTGCGAAGAAGGCACCGGCCAAGAAGACCACCACCAAGGCCGTAGCCAAGAAGACCGTCGCCAAGAAGACGGCTGCCAAGAAGACCGTCGCCAAGAAGACCGCCGCCAAGAAGGCTCCGGCCCGCAAGGCCACTGCCAGGCGCCGGTAG
- the cofC gene encoding 2-phospho-L-lactate guanylyltransferase, whose amino-acid sequence MRPHAVHAVIAVKSLEHAKTRLADRLRPPDRARLVLAMLADTVAAAVAVPQLVSVTVVTPDAAVAELARGLGAEVHPEPPAVADALNSALADAAAAVRRRNGPAELLALQADLPALRPEDLAEMLAAAPPGLRSLVVDHAGTGTAALLVRDPLAALDPRFGPDSARRHIEAGAVDLAGDWPGLRLDVDTADDLDLAVALGAGDATRAALRDIGWPQRVPESARRVC is encoded by the coding sequence CCGACCGGCTGCGCCCGCCGGATCGGGCGCGGCTGGTGCTCGCCATGCTCGCCGATACGGTGGCGGCGGCGGTGGCGGTGCCGCAACTGGTTTCGGTCACGGTGGTGACTCCCGACGCCGCGGTCGCCGAGCTGGCGCGCGGGTTGGGCGCCGAGGTCCATCCGGAGCCGCCCGCCGTCGCCGACGCGCTGAATTCGGCGCTGGCCGACGCCGCGGCCGCGGTCCGGCGGCGCAACGGCCCCGCCGAACTGCTCGCGCTGCAGGCCGATCTGCCCGCGCTGCGCCCGGAGGACCTGGCCGAGATGCTCGCCGCCGCGCCGCCGGGGCTGCGTTCGCTGGTGGTCGACCACGCGGGAACCGGAACCGCCGCGCTGCTGGTGCGCGACCCGCTCGCCGCGCTCGACCCGCGCTTCGGCCCGGATTCGGCGCGCAGACATATCGAGGCGGGCGCGGTCGATCTCGCCGGTGATTGGCCGGGGCTGCGACTGGATGTCGATACCGCCGACGACCTCGACCTCGCCGTCGCGCTCGGCGCGGGTGACGCGACCCGCGCCGCATTGCGCGATATCGGCTGGCCGCAGCGGGTACCCGAATCCGCGCGACGGGTGTGCTAG
- the leuD gene encoding 3-isopropylmalate dehydratase small subunit, with translation MEAFTVHKGIGVPLRRSNVDTDQIIPAVYLKRVTRTGFDDGLFAAWRTDPDFILNTEPYNRGSVLVAGPDFGTGSSREHAVWALSDYGFRVVISSRFGDIFRGNAGKGGLLAAQMSQNDVEMLWKLLEEQPGLELVVDLESRTVTAGTVVLPFDIDDYTRWRLLEGLDDIGLTLRRSDVIGQFEKARPSWKPTTLPARISQA, from the coding sequence ATGGAAGCCTTTACCGTGCACAAGGGGATCGGTGTGCCGCTGCGCCGGTCCAATGTCGATACCGACCAGATCATCCCGGCGGTGTACCTGAAGCGCGTGACGCGCACGGGATTCGACGACGGCCTCTTCGCGGCGTGGCGCACGGATCCCGACTTCATTCTGAACACCGAGCCCTACAACCGGGGCAGTGTGCTGGTCGCCGGTCCGGATTTCGGCACCGGATCCTCACGCGAGCATGCCGTATGGGCACTGTCCGACTACGGCTTTCGGGTCGTCATCTCGTCCCGCTTCGGCGACATCTTCCGCGGCAATGCGGGCAAGGGCGGGCTGCTGGCCGCCCAGATGTCACAGAACGATGTCGAAATGCTGTGGAAGTTGCTCGAGGAACAGCCGGGGCTGGAATTGGTTGTGGACCTGGAGAGTCGGACCGTGACGGCCGGAACCGTCGTGTTGCCGTTCGATATTGACGACTACACCAGGTGGCGTCTGCTCGAGGGATTGGACGACATCGGGCTGACGTTGCGCCGGAGTGACGTGATCGGGCAGTTCGAAAAGGCAAGGCCGAGTTGGAAACCCACCACCCTTCCGGCACGTATTTCGCAAGCGTAA
- a CDS encoding IclR family transcriptional regulator codes for MRQHSGIGVLDKAVAVLHAVAEHPCGLNELCTRTGLPRATAHRLAVGLEVHRLLARDNNGLWRPGPALAELATSAADPLLDAAGSILPRLREITGESVQLYVRDGNARVCVAAMEPPVGLRDTVPVGARLPLTAGSAAKVLLAWSDPELQRAILADAVFGERQLAEVRRRGWAQSAAERAAGVASVSAPVRDAAGNVIAAVSVSGPIDRMGRRPGARWAADLVAAADALHKRL; via the coding sequence ATGAGACAGCATAGCGGTATCGGCGTCCTCGACAAAGCGGTGGCGGTGCTCCATGCCGTCGCCGAGCATCCCTGCGGTCTCAACGAGCTCTGCACCCGCACCGGCCTGCCTCGGGCGACCGCGCACCGCCTCGCGGTGGGGCTGGAGGTGCATCGACTGCTGGCCCGCGACAACAACGGCCTGTGGCGGCCGGGCCCCGCTCTGGCCGAGCTGGCCACCAGCGCCGCGGATCCGCTGCTGGACGCGGCCGGATCGATCCTGCCCAGGCTGCGCGAGATCACCGGCGAGAGCGTGCAGCTCTACGTCCGCGACGGGAATGCCAGGGTCTGCGTCGCGGCGATGGAACCGCCGGTCGGCCTGCGCGACACCGTTCCGGTCGGGGCGCGGTTGCCGCTCACCGCGGGCTCGGCGGCCAAGGTGCTGCTCGCCTGGTCCGATCCGGAATTGCAGCGCGCCATCCTGGCCGACGCGGTCTTCGGCGAGCGGCAGCTGGCCGAGGTGCGCAGGCGCGGCTGGGCGCAGAGCGCGGCCGAGCGCGCGGCCGGCGTCGCCAGCGTGTCCGCCCCGGTGCGGGATGCGGCGGGCAATGTGATCGCGGCCGTTTCGGTATCCGGCCCGATCGACCGGATGGGCCGCAGGCCGGGCGCCCGCTGGGCCGCCGATCTGGTCGCCGCGGCCGATGCCTTGCACAAGCGTTTGTAA
- the leuC gene encoding 3-isopropylmalate dehydratase large subunit — MAERPRTLAEKVWEQHVVARGEGEGSAREPDLIYIDLHLVHEVTSPQAFDGLRAAGRPVRRPDLTIATEDHNVPTVDIDKPIADPISRTQVETLRRNCAEFGVRLHPMGDLDQGIVHVVGPQLGLTQPGMTVVCGDSHTSTHGAFGALAMGIGTSEVEHVLATQTLSLRPFKTMAITVDGALPDGVTSKDLILAVIARIGTGGGQGYVLEYRGEAIRAMSMEARMTICNMSIEAGARAGMIAPDETTYEFLKGRPHAPQGAEWDAAVAAWEALKTDDGAVFDHEVRIDANTLTPFVTWGTNPGQGAPLGESVPDPAQIADEVTREAAEKALRYMDLEPGTPLRQVAIDTVFVGSCTNGRIEDLRAVAGILKGRKVADGVRMLVVPGSMRVRAQAEKEGLGEIFTAAGAEWRQAGCSMCLGMNPDQLAPGQRCASTSNRNFEGRQGKGGRTHLVSPLVAAATAVRGTLASPADLD; from the coding sequence ATGGCCGAACGCCCGCGTACTTTGGCCGAGAAGGTGTGGGAGCAACACGTCGTTGCCCGCGGCGAGGGGGAGGGCTCCGCCCGCGAACCGGACCTGATCTACATCGACCTGCACCTCGTGCACGAGGTGACCAGCCCGCAGGCCTTCGACGGACTCCGCGCCGCGGGCAGGCCCGTGCGCAGGCCCGATCTCACCATCGCCACCGAGGACCACAACGTCCCGACGGTCGATATCGACAAACCCATCGCCGACCCGATTTCCCGGACCCAGGTGGAGACCCTGCGGCGCAATTGCGCCGAATTCGGGGTGCGCCTGCACCCGATGGGCGATCTGGACCAGGGCATCGTGCACGTCGTCGGGCCGCAGCTCGGCCTGACCCAGCCGGGTATGACGGTGGTCTGCGGTGACAGCCACACCTCGACGCACGGTGCGTTCGGCGCGCTGGCGATGGGTATCGGCACCAGTGAGGTCGAACATGTGCTCGCCACTCAGACACTGTCGCTGCGGCCGTTCAAGACCATGGCCATCACGGTGGACGGCGCACTGCCCGACGGCGTCACGAGCAAGGATTTGATTCTGGCCGTCATCGCGCGAATCGGGACCGGCGGCGGCCAGGGTTATGTGCTGGAATACCGCGGCGAAGCCATTCGCGCCATGTCGATGGAGGCGCGAATGACGATCTGCAATATGTCGATCGAGGCGGGTGCGCGGGCGGGCATGATCGCGCCGGACGAGACCACCTACGAATTCCTGAAGGGCCGTCCGCATGCGCCGCAGGGGGCCGAGTGGGATGCCGCGGTGGCCGCGTGGGAGGCGCTGAAGACCGACGACGGCGCGGTGTTCGACCACGAGGTGCGCATCGACGCGAATACGTTGACCCCCTTCGTCACCTGGGGCACGAATCCGGGACAGGGTGCGCCGCTGGGTGAATCGGTGCCCGATCCGGCGCAGATCGCCGACGAGGTGACCCGTGAGGCCGCCGAGAAGGCCCTGCGGTACATGGATTTGGAGCCGGGTACTCCGCTTAGGCAGGTGGCCATCGACACGGTATTCGTCGGATCGTGCACCAACGGGCGTATCGAGGATTTGCGCGCCGTGGCCGGGATTTTGAAGGGCCGCAAGGTCGCCGACGGTGTGCGAATGCTGGTCGTACCGGGCTCGATGCGGGTGCGCGCGCAGGCGGAAAAAGAAGGACTGGGCGAGATTTTCACCGCGGCGGGCGCCGAATGGCGGCAGGCCGGTTGTTCGATGTGCCTGGGAATGAATCCGGATCAGCTCGCGCCCGGTCAGCGCTGCGCGTCGACCTCGAACCGCAACTTCGAGGGCAGGCAGGGCAAAGGTGGCCGCACACACCTGGTTTCCCCGCTGGTGGCCGCGGCGACGGCGGTACGCGGAACGCTCGCTTCGCCCGCTGATCTCGACTGA
- a CDS encoding RNA degradosome polyphosphate kinase has translation MSDTHQLLPTAPPAASTPATETATERLPADRYLNRELSWLDFNTRVLALAEDASLPLLERAKFLAIFASNLDEFYMVRVAGLKRRAETGLLVRSADGRSPGEQLELIAARAQEIADRHARVFLDHVLPALTAEGIAIIDWSDLDDDERQRLSGHFQDQVFPVLTPLAVDPAHPFPYISGLSLNLAVTVKDSATGGEHFARVKVPDNVDRFVRVRRTESASTIAAFLPMEELIAAHLDLLFPGMEVVEHHSFRITRNADFEVDEDRDEDLLQALERELARRRFGSPVRLEVSDDMTEHMLDLLLRELDVDPGDVIQVPGLLDLSCLWQVYGVDRPNLKDAPYVPATPPAFGERETPRNVFAALREGDVLVHHPYDSFSTSVQRFIEQAAADPQVLAIKQTLYRTSGDSPIVNALIDAAEAGKQVVALVEIKARFDEQANIKWARALEQAGVHVVYGLIGLKTHCKTCLVVRREGATIRRYCHIGTGNYNPKTARLYEDVGLLTAAPEIGADLTDLFNSLTGYSRKANYRNLLVAPQGVRAGIIERIQRETELARQGRQARIRMKANAIVDEQVIDALYRASQAGVPVQIVVRGICGLRPGVPGMSENIEVRSILGRFLEHSRIMHFQAQDQYWIGSADMMHRNLDRRVEVMAQVKDPRLSEQLGSILDSALYPTTRCWVLQPDGSWQAWPEKSDEDGEQVRDHQEFLMRLRRPDQQ, from the coding sequence GTGAGTGATACACATCAGCTATTGCCAACCGCGCCGCCCGCGGCGTCCACGCCCGCGACCGAAACCGCGACGGAGCGGTTGCCCGCCGATCGCTACCTCAACCGGGAACTGAGCTGGCTCGATTTCAACACCCGGGTGCTCGCCCTCGCCGAGGACGCCTCGCTGCCGCTACTGGAGCGCGCCAAATTCCTGGCCATCTTCGCCTCGAACCTCGACGAGTTCTATATGGTCCGGGTCGCCGGACTGAAACGCCGCGCGGAGACCGGATTGCTGGTGCGCTCGGCCGACGGCCGTTCCCCCGGTGAGCAATTGGAGCTCATCGCGGCCCGCGCCCAGGAGATCGCCGATCGCCACGCGCGCGTCTTCCTGGACCATGTGCTGCCCGCGCTCACCGCGGAGGGTATCGCCATCATCGACTGGTCCGATCTGGACGACGATGAGCGCCAACGACTTTCGGGGCACTTCCAGGATCAGGTGTTCCCGGTGCTCACCCCGCTCGCGGTGGATCCGGCGCACCCGTTCCCCTACATCAGCGGCCTGAGCCTGAATCTCGCGGTGACGGTGAAGGATTCGGCCACCGGCGGGGAACACTTCGCCCGCGTCAAGGTACCCGATAACGTCGACCGGTTCGTCCGGGTGCGGCGCACCGAATCCGCTTCGACCATCGCGGCCTTCCTGCCGATGGAGGAGCTGATCGCCGCGCACCTGGATCTGCTGTTCCCCGGCATGGAAGTCGTTGAGCACCACTCGTTCCGGATCACCCGCAACGCCGATTTCGAGGTGGACGAGGACCGCGACGAGGACCTGCTGCAGGCGCTGGAACGGGAATTGGCGCGCCGCCGCTTCGGATCCCCGGTGCGGCTGGAGGTTTCCGACGATATGACCGAGCACATGCTCGATCTGCTGCTGCGCGAACTCGACGTCGATCCGGGCGATGTCATCCAGGTGCCCGGCCTGCTCGACCTGTCCTGCCTGTGGCAGGTTTACGGGGTCGACCGGCCGAATCTCAAAGACGCGCCGTATGTTCCGGCCACCCCGCCCGCCTTCGGCGAGCGCGAGACCCCGCGCAACGTCTTCGCCGCGCTGCGCGAGGGCGACGTGCTGGTGCACCACCCGTACGACTCGTTCTCCACCAGCGTGCAGCGGTTCATCGAACAGGCCGCCGCCGATCCGCAGGTGCTCGCCATCAAACAGACGCTGTACCGCACCTCCGGCGACTCACCGATCGTCAACGCGCTCATCGACGCCGCCGAGGCCGGTAAGCAGGTGGTGGCGCTGGTCGAGATCAAGGCCCGCTTCGACGAACAGGCCAACATCAAGTGGGCCCGCGCGCTGGAACAGGCAGGCGTGCACGTCGTCTACGGCCTGATCGGTCTCAAAACCCATTGCAAGACCTGCCTCGTGGTGCGCCGCGAGGGCGCGACCATCCGCCGCTACTGCCACATCGGCACCGGCAACTACAACCCGAAGACGGCGCGCCTCTACGAGGACGTCGGATTGCTCACCGCCGCACCGGAAATCGGCGCCGACCTGACCGACCTGTTCAATTCGCTCACCGGATACTCGCGAAAGGCCAACTACCGCAACCTGTTGGTGGCGCCGCAGGGCGTGCGCGCCGGGATCATCGAACGCATCCAACGCGAGACCGAGCTGGCCCGTCAGGGCAGGCAGGCGCGAATCCGGATGAAGGCCAACGCGATCGTCGACGAACAGGTCATCGACGCGCTGTACCGGGCGTCGCAGGCCGGGGTTCCGGTCCAGATCGTGGTGCGCGGCATCTGCGGGCTGCGTCCCGGCGTACCTGGGATGAGCGAGAATATAGAGGTACGTTCGATTCTCGGCCGCTTCCTGGAACATTCGCGGATCATGCACTTTCAGGCGCAGGACCAGTACTGGATCGGCAGCGCCGACATGATGCATCGCAACCTGGATCGCCGGGTGGAGGTCATGGCCCAGGTGAAGGATCCGCGGCTGAGCGAACAGCTCGGCTCGATCCTCGACTCCGCGCTGTACCCGACCACCAGATGCTGGGTGTTGCAGCCGGACGGCAGCTGGCAGGCCTGGCCGGAGAAGTCCGACGAGGACGGCGAGCAGGTGCGCGACCACCAAGAATTCCTCATGCGATTGCGGAGACCTGATCAGCAGTGA
- a CDS encoding NUDIX hydrolase, with protein sequence MDGGSFWDPRVRANIHAAGTVLWRRAANGSGVEIAIVHRPKYQDWSLPKGKLDPGETPVLAAVRETAEETGLDCRLGRYLGHVTYPIPGHRKLKRVDYWAAEVAGGAFTANSEVDELSWYPMDRVMDQLSYPMDRQVVRTFMRLPAHTSTVLLVRHAKAGRRDRFSGPDFERPLDRAGRAQADALVPNLLAFGASEIFSADPLRCVQTVTPLAEKLGADIQLEPLLSETGYAAAQDEGRARAVELVSDAAVRVICSQGKVIPDLLAWWAEKDGVTVPSARNRKGSVWVLSFVKGRLVAANHLDRSLSMDIVGS encoded by the coding sequence ATGGACGGAGGGTCCTTCTGGGATCCCCGGGTACGAGCCAACATTCACGCCGCGGGCACGGTGCTGTGGCGCCGGGCCGCCAACGGCTCCGGTGTCGAGATCGCCATCGTGCACCGGCCCAAATATCAGGACTGGTCGCTGCCCAAGGGCAAGCTGGATCCGGGCGAGACGCCGGTACTCGCCGCGGTACGGGAGACCGCCGAGGAAACCGGGCTGGATTGCCGGCTCGGCCGCTACCTCGGCCACGTCACGTATCCCATTCCGGGACACCGGAAGTTGAAGCGGGTCGACTACTGGGCCGCCGAGGTGGCGGGCGGCGCGTTCACCGCCAACTCGGAGGTGGACGAGCTGTCCTGGTATCCGATGGACCGGGTGATGGACCAGCTGTCGTATCCGATGGACCGGCAGGTGGTGCGCACCTTCATGCGACTGCCCGCGCACACCAGCACCGTGCTGCTGGTGCGGCATGCCAAGGCCGGACGCCGAGATCGCTTCTCCGGCCCCGACTTCGAGCGTCCGCTGGATCGGGCGGGCCGCGCCCAGGCCGACGCGCTGGTGCCGAATCTGTTGGCGTTCGGGGCATCCGAGATCTTTTCGGCCGATCCGCTGCGCTGTGTGCAGACGGTGACCCCGCTGGCCGAGAAGCTCGGCGCCGATATCCAGCTCGAACCGCTGCTGTCCGAAACCGGTTATGCCGCAGCGCAAGACGAAGGCCGTGCCCGAGCGGTCGAGCTGGTCTCCGACGCGGCGGTGCGCGTTATCTGTAGTCAGGGCAAGGTGATTCCTGATCTTCTCGCGTGGTGGGCTGAAAAGGACGGTGTCACAGTGCCTTCCGCTCGCAACCGGAAGGGCAGCGTCTGGGTGCTCTCGTTCGTCAAGGGCAGGCTGGTGGCCGCCAACCATCTGGACCGGTCCCTCTCGATGGACATCGTCGGATCCTGA